The Cryptomeria japonica chromosome 6, Sugi_1.0, whole genome shotgun sequence genomic interval CTTTTCTACCCTTAACTACCTGACATCCTTGATTATTTTGCCCTTTATTGCTAAATCCAAAATGCAGATTTTGAGGCAATCGTTCCCTCCCGAAGTTATTTAACGCAGAATGGAGATTCTCATGATTTTTCTTCACAAAATTTACCCCTAGGGCAGAGGGAGGATAACGACCTAGAACTTAAAATCTGTTTGCAAAATGCCCCATCACCAGCTCGAGCATGATCTCTTGATTGAAAGCCCTTCTTTGATTTACTACAATTTTCCGTAGGTTGTGGGCCATCTTTTTTGTGTGCAAGCACTTGCTTCCCattgattaattattattataatattagattgacATAATTACGAAGTTTGTTAGTATGATGGAAATAGACAAAATTGATTAAGAGTTAAACTCACTGAATGTTACTTGACAGgagaaataaatagaatatttttttACTTTTCATACATTTAAATCTCACAAAAACCTCAAATTTAATGCTTCAACACACTTTTTCCACGTAATAGTATATTTTTTAGAAtaacaataattttttaaaataataataaatatttttattacactACTATAAAGATAAATCTAAAAACGAAACTAAAATAGAACAAATACAATACTGCATGATATTATTAATTGTTCTCTTTTAGATAGGACCTTCGTTGTGTTTTTAAAGATACAATGGTTCGCGCTTTTCCCTTCTTCATTGGCACGAGTTTCTTGATTTGGAGAATACCATTTACTGTTCTGATCACGGCCTAGCCTGGCCTGTGAAAGTTTTGAAGGCTGCTACTCGGATTCTTCTGTGTATCGTGGGTTTGCTCGATATTTTCAAACACTGGTGGGTTTATGTAAGGCTATATTTACTGGAGTAACTCACCTGTGAATGACGTGGAAATGAATCAACTGTTTGCCACAGTTCTGGACTGATGCGACTTTCTCTCCTGATGCGAACCTCTTTCTGTGTGGGGGAATTTTTTGTTGATTGTGCCCTGCGACTTCCAACGCAGGCTTCATCTATTTATATTGGCATCCATTGTCAGTGTGAACATCCAGATTGGTTAAGGTGCAAGCGAATTACTTCGTTCCCTGCAAATCTCtcattatattttgtaattttgtgTACTTGTAAGTGTTCGAATATAATGGAGTAGCCAATTCTGAAGCATATTGCTTATTGCTTGAGTTTTATTTTGGGCTTTTTATTTATATGTTAAAAACCTGCAATCTTGTGCCGTTTAATTGCGAACTGGAACCAAGCATAAAAAACAAACTACAGCAATCTAGCAGCTTAACATCAGTTCATTGGCTCTTGACTTGGGGTGTTGAAAGAAGAGAAACTGAAATTGTTGGAAGGGACATTGCCCAGGGAGAGTGCTAATCTCCTGAAGCAGGAGTATTCTGTAAAGAGAGAAAACGCAGTAAGAGTAAGAAATCGTAGGTTTCCTAACTCTGTTACAGCCATGGCATCGAAAGAAGCAGATCCCTCGCTAGGGTTTCTAACGAAAAAGGAAACAGAGGTCAAACTGGCACGGCCCACACGAGTGAAAAACAAAACCCCCGCGCCGATTCAGATCACCGCAGAGCAAATCTTAAGAGAGGCAAGGGAGCGACAGGAGGCAGAAATCCGTCCCCCAAAGCAAAAAATTACAGATGAGAGTGAATTAGCAGATTACCGTCTCCGCAAGAGAAAAGAATTTGAGGACTTAATTCGCAGGGTCCGATGGAACACGAATGTTTGGGTGAAGTATGCGCAGTGGGAGGAGAGCCAGAAAGATTTCGCGCGGGCGAGGTCTGTGTGGGAAAGGGCTCTCGAGGTGGATTACAGGAATCCCACCCTGTGGCTTCGCTACGCCGAGGTGGAGATGAAGCACAAGTTTATAAATCATGCCAGGAATGTATGGGACCGTGCGGTGTCGTACCTCCCGAGAATCGATCAGCTCTGGTACAAGTACATCCATATGGAGGAGATGCTCGGCAATGTTGCAGGCAAGTGAAAatattcaaaaccctaattttattcttttcttaagGCAAGTGAAATAATCCTAAACTCTAATTATGTTATAAACCTTTTAATGCTTGTCTGGTCTAATATCATCATGTACTTAAAGGAGGacgattttatttctattttaagcTCAGTAATTAGTTCATTCAAATCTTGCTAGAACACACTTTATTCCTTGCTGCTCAAATGAAGCCtaataattttttgtcaaaaaaatatcaatttatcaaGGTGAGGCAAACTCCTAACCCCCAAGTCTACAACTATATTGTGAGCAAAACACAATTAAAAAAGGTTTAGGGTTTGACTTTATTTGTTTGTTCATCAAATCAGCAGATCCTTTTGAACACTACCTCAACATACACTAATTGATTATTGTTCAGCTCGCTGCAAAGACTGAAAACACTTAGATTTTAGATAGATGTTCTCATTTAAGATATTATACAGTGCATGTTTTAGTCAGATATCGATTCCCACCAAGATCACTTGCATGCATAGATACAGGGTTCTGTAATGTTTGTGACCATACTTATTCTGTCCAACAATGCTCAGTTTTGGTTGTATACAGATTATTCTTGATTCTCTTGTCTAATCTAGTTTTATAACTGGTGTAAATAACCATCTTCTTATTAGATGATTATAGATTAAAAGATTGGGGAAGCAACAGACCACAGCCATTCATTTAATTCCTTTCAGACATATATTACACTGATAAATAATatgtcaaaattaattttgataatatGTAGCCCAGAATTTGGCTACAAAGGGGCTTTGATCGGATGCTCATTATATATACATCAGTGAGGAGTTTTGAAGTCACTGATAAATAACGAAGAGCACCTTGATTGATTTCAGCATTTTTTTGTAATACCAAAGCTTCTCCTGCCCATATACAAAATCATGAGGAAAATCCCTGCATCCAGTGTACAATTAGATATGCTATCTTTCCCGCATTCAAAATAAGGATACAATTTCAAAAACTTGATTTTGGTGCATAATTCAACCCATACACAGCAACACAGCACAATAGTCACATACATGGATATTCAAATTGGTCCAGAGAGCATTGCATAACCAATATGATATATCCAACAACCCCTTGGATTATACAATAGACAACCATATCTGGTTTGCTAAATTTTTGACCTTCATGGTTCCCTATCTCGTGTTGTAATGTCTATTGGACAATTGATTGGAATCACAGTAATTTTTGTTAGTACAATAGTGCATTCCCTTTCCTAATTCTTTAAATGATGTAAGTTTCTGGTTTAGATTATAAAATATATGAACTTTTGCTATATGCTACAATAATATGGCTTCTAAGTTGCACTCAGATCACAACAGATGCATCCATGGCTTGTGATACACAACCCTGGTCGCTTGGAATTAACCATTGACCAGGCTTTGCCAAAAGCAAcattcttcagatgcatgttaagttgttgacaaacattgcaaaaccttttttcttggtcactATTACATAGTGATGCATCTTTTGTTCAAACCAGGATTGGGTCTAAAGTTAAACAATTGCCATTCCTGTTTCCAGGGGCACGCCAAATTTTTGAGAGGTGGATGAATTGGGAACCTGATCACCACGGTTGGTCTGCATACATAAAATTTGAACTCAGGTACAATGAAGTGGACAGGGCCAGGGCCATCTTTGAGAAATATGTTCAGTGTCACCCCACAGTGAAGGCTTGGATTCGCTATGCCAAGTTTGAGATGAAGAATGGGGAGATTCCCAAGGCTCGGCGATGTTATGAGAGGGCAGTTGATCAACTTGGGGAGGATGGGCAGACAGAGGAGCTCTTTGTGGCATTCGCAGAATTCGAGGAGCGCTGCAAGGAGTTGGAGCGAGCAAGGTGTATTTATAAATATGCCCTTGACCATATACCTAAGGGACAGGCTGAAGATCTCTATAGGAAATTTGTTATGTTTGAAAAACAGTATggtgatagagagggtattgaaGATGTTATTGTGGGCAAGAGGAGGTTTCAAtatgaggaggaagtcaagaagaGTCCGCTTAATTATGATGCCTGGTTCGATTATGTGCGCCTCGAGGAGAGTGTTGGCAACAAGGAAAGAATAAGGGAGATATATGAGAGGGCAATAGCGAATGTGCCACCTGCAGAGGAGAAACGCTATTGGCAAAGATACATCTACTTATGGTAAGGTGCTTATTTGTGGCCATATCTATTCAATATTGTTCTTTTTAAAGTTTTcccttttatttttatattaaaacaGACATTCTTGACAGCCTTGTGGCTAATCAAGAAGCAAGCTAGGAAAAAAAAGCAAGCATATATATGGAGCTTTTTTTCCATCAATTTTTACTACATGTATTTAAGGTGATATCAGCTCAGTCCATGTACTTAAAATTAATTGTAATATGCTGTTTTTTGTAGGATAAATTATGCACTGTATGAAGAGCTTGAAGCTGAAGACATGGAACGCACAAGGGACGTATATAGGTATGGATATCTTCAAATCAAAATTGTTTCTTGTATAGGTGCATCTTTTATAATAATAGAATgatgaataataaattaataatctaCATCTAAAGCCTTTTTTCACTTTATAAATTTTTCAATTTACTATATTGGGTATTTTTCTCAATGTAACTGAATCAATAATGCTCTTGTATTTTATAGTATAATAATTTGCAATTATCTCTAGTGCTTTTTTTTAAACATATTGTATAGGTACGTTTCTGATGTGAATTGCATATGTTTTAATTAGGGAGCTGATCTCCTAATACCAAAATCTTGTAAATATTCTGTCAAATTATGTCTTATGAGGAGCTTGTGATTAAACCCTGAAATATGACATTGATTAATCCAGGGAATGTTTGAAGCTTATTCCACATAAGAAGTTTTCATTTGCAAAAATCTGGTTGTTAGCTGCACAATTTGAGATACGTCAGAAAAATCTGAAGTTTGCTAGACAGATATTGGGCAATGCCATTGGAATGGCACCCAAAGACAAGGTAAAGGATACAATGCAATATAAAgaataatgatttattttttaattatattacatACTTTTAAGTGGAACTTAGTCATTAATTGTATCTTCTTCTTGCAGATATTCAAAACATACATTGAAATAGAACTACAACTTGGAAATCTTGATAGATGCAGAACGTTGTATGAAAAATACTTAGAGTGGGCACCAGCAAATTGTTATGCTTGGACCAAGTACGCGGAATTGGAAAGGTCTTTAGGTGAGACCGAACGTGGCAGGGCAATATTTGAATTAGCGATAGCTCAACCTGTACTTGATATGCCGGAGCTACTATGGAAGGTATGGGACACATAACGGCTGCAAACTGTATCCTTATGTGTTGATTTTGTACTCATCATTTGCAATTTTATTTTTAACTTTGACTGTTTGATTTGTAGGCATATATAGAGTTTGAAATATCGGAAGGTGAATACGAAAAAACAAGACAACTCTATGAGAGACTGCTAGATCGTACAAAGCACTTGAAAGTGTGGATCAGCTATGCCAAGTTTGAAGCTTCTGTCACTTTGGAGGAAGAATCTAGAGCTAATGAAGAGTGCCGAGAACCGAATCAAAATATAATTGAAGAACAGAATCAGCAGCGTGTCCTTTGCACTCGTGGTaagttataaaaaaattattttacagAATCTGTCTCTTTTCTTTTGAAGGAGTTTACTTACGTTTAATGGAATGTTTCAGGTGTTTTTGAAAGGGCGTTTGATTATATGAGGACAACTGTCCCAGAGCAGAAAGAAGAGAGATCAATGCTATTGGAGGAATGGCTCAATATGGAGAGTAGCTTTGGCAATATGGGCGATGTGAGTCTGGTTCAGAAAAAACTGCCCAGAAAGGTGAAACGGAAGAGAGCAATCATGGCTGAGGATGAAACACCTACTGGGTATGATATTCTCTATCTTTGGGTTTGATTCTGTTTTTAAAGCCAAAGGTAACTTTTTATCCTGCTAACACATGGTATTACATTCTTGTGTTTCAGCTATGAGGAGTACTATGACTACATCTTTCCTGATGAGTCAGCCATGGCTCCTAACCTGAAGATATTGGAGGCTGCCTATAAGTGGAAGAAGCAAAAGTCTGTTTCTGATGaagattaattttattaatatcGTCCATTATGTTTCCGTTCTTTGGAGTTTTGAAGCTGCTTTTAACATTTTGATACCATTTTTCAGTGAATGGAGGTTATGAGCTGGCCATGTTTCTGTAATTTTAATCTAATCATTCTATTATGTAGATAATGTATCATACTTAAAACACGCTACTGAAAGTCTCCTTCAACTTCAAGTGACACCTGGTAATCTCAGCCTTACATAGGGGTTCATTAGGgtgtgggagtgttgtaggtgaaGGATAATAGCCATATAACCTGTTTGAGTGCCCTTCCACCATTTTGAAAACTTATGCAATGAGCTTTTTCAACTctacaaaacatttttttttccaatttttgacAGCCCTAgacaaaatataaaaagaaaaactcGATGGGGAGTAGAGTGTGGTTGTCATATCAGCCACAAAGATTTTAGAGGGAATGAATATCAGACTATATTGTCATCTCTTAGCAGTATAGGACAAGGGATTAAGGTTTGTTAAGATAAAAAGGAGAATGAGAAGGTATAGGTTAACAGATTGTACATGGAGGCTGAAGCAAGGTCTAAGAGTGTGCCAAGCCAATACAGTTTGTACAATGAGTTGTGCCTATGCCATCCatggttgtggtggtggtggtgatgtttccacaagagaaaagagaaaggctTGTGGTAGCCACAGATTGGGGATAGTTGTAGGTATGTTCAATATGAAAGTATGGGATGTGGCAAAGTCTTCCATTGCCAAAATTTTTTATGTCCATGCCATCCCATTCATGTGTCATGGTCTTACTTAAAATGTATCTTCAGAGATGTAGCTTTTGTTGGTCCCTCATTTATCCCACAGTGAACATAGATTATGGACTATGCTCCCCTTGATAAAGAATATTCTGAAGTGAATTTGGTGATGGAGGACATTAGACAGATTTGGTTTAGGATGGTTTGCTCTATTGTGATGGATGAGTGGACTAATATTAGACATCAGTTACTCATCAACATCATAGTCATATGTTTAATTGGCTTTTATTTTCATAGAGCTATTTATTGCTTATGAAGCACAATAATGCAGACTTTCAATTTCATAATTTGAAGGAGGCCATAGAAGGGGCCTAAAATGTTGTACAAATTGTCACTGATTCAAGACAGGCGAATTAGTTGGCATGATGACAGAGAGTGCTTACAAGCACATCTTTTAGACCCCATGTGTTCATGCATTGAACAATGTTTTTTGAAGCCATAGGTAAGATTCATCTTCTCTATCAAGAGGAATAAGCTTGCATACCTATAAATGAGTGGAGAAGTTGGAGGCTGTGCGGAGAGCTTTGCAACTTTAGAATTGACAAACTCAACTTTATGGTGGGGTGTTAATCTCAAAAATGCCGCTGAGATTGGTGAGGAAGCCCAAGAAGGATTGGTTGGAGTCCTCATAGCAGTGGTGACTtagactttgattttgatgtaatgTTGGCAGATGTTGATTAGGGGCAGaagcatattttctatgtttttgtcaTTTTGTAGTTGAAATTTGCAGCTTTTAGGCATTTTGGTTTTGTtgtcttttaaattttttatataatatatattatatgtacatTGGCGATGAAAGCAactgaattttgttaatttgttcaACTCTCATGTGAAGTCCAATGTTATGTATGAAGGATCTAGAATGTAAAATTGTAAATGATGAATGCCTTATCAATGTCATGACATGAATATATGAAATTTCCTTATAtgaaaaaaaaattccaatttttTTAAAGCCACCCTCATGCTGTTACCTGTCATCCCCTAAAATGGCATAAAAAAATCTGTCCCTCGTACAAGCAGCTAGAAAACTGTAGCAAACACTTCAGGACTTCAAGATTTTAGTACTCGGGGAGTTTATCATCATGCTGAGTAGATCTGATGGTCATGTTTGAAAATTCATTTTGGCTGTTAATAGATACATTGAATTCTAATGTGCACTAGTCTTTGGAATTTAGTCTATAGGAGCTTTGTAACCTTTATCTTTGACGATCCCCAAAATTACAGATGTTTTTAATGAGAATTGCTCTGTGCGTTGCAGTCGTTAAACAAAGTGAAGTTAGTACTTTGGAATGAAGTTCAACCAGGTGAAAGTGGAGATTCTATTGAATGTTTCATGTTGTTGAATACAATGGCCCTTAAAAATTTAGTCTAATATTGGCATCTGCGGCTATTTGTCTATGGATAATTAAACAGTTTTTAGATTCTTGATTGAAGTTCTGGAATAGTTGGTCTTTGTCATAAGCAGTTTATGGAAGTACAGCCAAGCCAGCATGCTAAGCCCATACTCGGGCAGGAGCATGACTGATTGTAGTCAATTTCAGATTTCCATGTGCATAACTGCTCAAATTATCGAGTATGGTTTCATTTTATTTTGAATGTCTGAGTAGGAGATGTCAATATTTTTATCAGAAGACTTAGGGACCATAAGGGTATTAACTAAGCATTCTAACTCGGCATAGGCTTTCTTAGTTTTTTTGGGTACTCGCATTGTTAGCGTTGGGTCAATTTCCTGTACTACAAATAGAAAAGTAATGCTTATAGAACTTAGGAATCAGGAAAGATGGCTTCCAAAACACGGAAAGATGTGAACATGGCGTGCTAAAGGACCACAAGTAGTTCTCAACAGATTTTGATACTCTCAAAAAATGAAGAAGATCTTGAAATAATTTAATGAAGCAGGGAAGCTTTTTATTGGTTCTACTTTCCATTCACACTATAACACTCAGTGATATAGGCTATTTCCCTATATCACGATAAGTGAAGGTTGGATTATGATCCATAGGAATTGGTGGGCCATTGTGCCCCTCCAAGCACATCTTAGATTAGCAAtgattgatagttggaggtggggAAGCTAAAATCATTGGGACTTGTTGAAGTCCAATGAAAAGGATAAATTATCCAAAGAAATGGTAAAATTTGTCTTCATAGAAAGAGTACAAATCTTGACAAGAATGGATAATATGACTTTGTAACAAGAACTAAAGGGATATGCTTCAAATACAAATATTGGGAATAAATGTCAATTGGAATACGAAGGATATTGTAGCGAGTCCAAACGAGAGTgatgatattaaaaaaaatgagatttaatttgaaacaattttcatggATGAAAAAAGtcaatttatgcaagtgaaaataAAAGAGTTTCAGCTTCTCTGCCACCCTTGTTTGAAAGACTTAATAATCTTGTTCTCCTATTTGCATAACCACCCCTAACAAGTGATAAAGTGGATTCTAGGTTTTTAATCCATCAAATTGATAAGATTCTAGCACTAGAAATAAGGATTGATAATTTAGTCATTGAAATCAAGGTCATGCTAGAACCCATATTCAAGAGTAGTAATAATAAAGTAAATACAATAATTTATGTTGACTAGCCTAGCTATGAGTGGGATGAATGATGCATATCATATTGTATGAAGTATTGAATAATATTTGTAATCTTTATTTCAATATTTGAATACTACAATGATTTGTTGAATTAGGTACAAGgggacaaaaaaaattattaaattttagatTTGACAAGAACAATAATATCTATAAGTATAGAGTTAGTATAAAGAAGGATCTAGAGTGGCTCACATGGTAGTAACTTATAGTGTCATGAGGTATAGCTAGATAGAATGTCCCCATTAAGCAATATGTGATTATGtaaaatcatttgtttgatgaaatTGTTTCTATTATCATATGCGCTACAAATGAAAACTTTTCTAAGTCTTTTGTGTCCTCTTTATTTCTTAGCGCTACTATGCCTACCATTGATATTTGATCAATAATTCCTCTAGTGGAACCCTTGGTCAATTTATGCTTAGTGTTGTGCTTTTCCATTCCTCATAATTTTTTTATCATGTACCTTgattaaaaaaatatgtttttttaagaATGATGATCTTTGAGTCAATTTCTAGCCTTGGATGAGGTTTTAGGAGTTTCTCACGATGTTAGCTTTTTAAGGTTAGGTTCCTCACTCCCCAAATCCTGCCTTGTATTTTTCATTGGCATTTCAAGCTTTGTCATGCCATTATGCCTTATAATTTCCGTTTTTAACATTTTGTATACTTTCAAGGATCTACTTAACTATTCATGTCTCCTCAATTCCCTACATCTTAAGATACTTAAACCCTGCTATCTTTCTACTTATTCAAATTTGAGCTTTTATGGATTCACCtaaattttaatacatatattatAAGCCAATATTCAAACCCCTTGTTGGCCTTGTATATATCTTATGTTTGATTCTTGAGTCCCAACGTCTATTTCTCTTTTATAGTTCTATGGACTTGATACTCCAAATTTCAATCTCTACTTTGGTAGCTCTAATACTTTATCTAACATAATACCTTATGGGATGTTGTATTaaagaaccctaaaccctaatgaGTTTTCAAGTTTAATCTTGTTTAGCAATGTGGTAATAGGttctcaaaatattgattcatacTCTTCTTTAGAGAGTCATTTTGGACCCTTAGACCTTTTCATTATTCCCTCCCATATTGGAATCAATATCCCAAATCCACAAAGCCCACCatcttagtaaatttataattttcCATTCCTTCAAGGAATATTTGTAGCGATTATCTCAAAACCTAACCTCTATTAGTATAAGCTCTCGAGCTAGATTTTATAAGTTCTAACAATAAGTATGTCATGAATTATCCCAATATATTGACTTGTAGCTCAATTCCCTTTGGTTCTCATGGGCCTTCAATATTTTTAATGCCTCTTtatctattaaaaaaatatttttctcaaCTCCCACATCTCATTTCTCTATCATTTCAATTACCTAAGCCACAAACGTTTGTCTTCCCTTGCATATTGTATCTCAACCTTCTATTCCCTATTCCCCTTCGTGATCATATGTCATTCAAGAATTAATTTTGGATCCTTGTTACCTACTcccctatattttatataatacCATTTATTCTCATAGTTAACTACGATGGAGATGAAAAACTATTCAAATCTCACTAAAAAATAACTCATCCCTTAAAGGCATAGATATAATTACAAAGTTATGTACATGTGATGATAAGAAGCTAGGTTAATCTAGACATGATGAATGAGCCCTTAGAATTCATTTATCTACAATTAGGTATGGGCTACCCCTCTAAGTGTAGAAGGAATATTTTTGCCATGCTAGGATGTCAACAATAATTCCATGGAAGATATTACTATAGAGCTCGATGATTTGGTTCATTAAATTATTTGCCCAATATATGACCCACAACACCTAAACAATGTAAGTATCATACTTTATTATACTTTCATAGATAATTTTTGACATAGAGGGCCACATCACCATTACATTGATCCTTATTTTTATTGATCCCATCCCACCTTGGTGTGCTCATGGTCATATGTCATATAAGGACCATTTATTATACCTCTACAAGTGCTTTTAGCCATTAAGAGTTGCATCATTAATACTTTTCCTATATTATGGGCAAGGCTCTTAGCTCTAGCTCGTTAGTATGTTTCTAATGAATTGCTCTTCTAGGTATGATTCCTATAATTCTTGGATGATTGTATGCACTTACATGCTTACCATTGGTTATTGATTATGGTTTAATCGTGAAGCATTCTATTATCAATCTATTGTTATATGCTCAAGTATATTGATATATCTAACAAGATATTCATTCAATCAATTGAACAATGCAAGGGAAATCAATTGAAATAGGTAAGGGTGGTGGTGGGGACATGCATACATGATCACTAATGTTCTCATTTTTgtatttgatctatctaataagtcAAAATCGGTTGATTGAAGCTTTAATCGTTTGTCTTGTAGGAATGTATTGGATGATATATGTAGAAGAAAAAATATGGAAGCATAATCTTCATACTTAGTGGATTGTGTTGGTTTCCAAAACCATAGGTTGTCAAACCCTAAAAGTATGCCAAGCTTTATGATCAAGTTCAACACTGATTTTGCCCAACGAACAAGATTTATCAAAATGATCAAAACTCTCCCACAATTTAGGCTCTGCTTTGCCTAAGCGAGTGTACCTTTTAATGATTATAAAAATTATAACTTGTAATGTGGAAAATTTGATTTAGTGATTTgtaacatagaagggagaaaccacTAAATCAATTTTCACATAGGACCATTACATCTAAAagaggaagggaatccactagattcaatcacaaatcaaataaggattgaatctagtggatcGAGCTAAACACTTGGAATTGAGCAATATAAGTTGTGTCGAACCTGTTCCCCGAAAAAGCTCCTAAAAAGTCGGGACCACGATGCTGCACCACAGTCCTCTAAACTTTCCGCGCgccaaaaagggttgatttgtctatgtgaatgaagcttattctgaCAAGTACAACTCCATAcatgtttcttgcacatagaaagaaggggaaaaaggttgagaataggggtttgcctaagtcaaaccctagttcagaatcaaccttgaatgaaatattgcaattacttgaaataaaatgatggaaaagtatacctcagatctgcaatgaatgaTACTGATGCTTTGCTTCTCGAATGTAatgacatatgttgtatgaaatggcatgaacataacaaaaccctaatcacacacaaatGCTTGCAAATGTATGATGCAATGTTGCTCGACAATGGATATATAAAGAATATGTTGTCTTGAAGACCTCTAGCAATGCTttatgatgaatacttcaatgtttgaatgcttgattgcttaaaTGTGGTGCTCCCAATTTCACTTATCATGAATGTATGTCTTGttatccaaatgagagggaaagacctccttatatacttgtttgtcatcaattatgttaattttctgacataggccgacatgaagCAAGATTTCCTGCTCAAATTCAAGATAGGACCTAGGGTTTAAAATGGGCCCCgattagggaggaccaaggtgctacgtcctggtcctaccccatatttAGGCCACGGTTAAGGTGCAATGCAAGGTGGAATGTGACATTGATGCCAATTTTGCATGGTACAAGCATAAATCCCTA includes:
- the LOC131030536 gene encoding uncharacterized protein LOC131030536, with the protein product MASKEADPSLGFLTKKETEVKLARPTRVKNKTPAPIQITAEQILREARERQEAEIRPPKQKITDESELADYRLRKRKEFEDLIRRVRWNTNVWVKYAQWEESQKDFARARSVWERALEVDYRNPTLWLRYAEVEMKHKFINHARNVWDRAVSYLPRIDQLWYKYIHMEEMLGNVAGARQIFERWMNWEPDHHGWSAYIKFELRYNEVDRARAIFEKYVQCHPTVKAWIRYAKFEMKNGEIPKARRCYERAVDQLGEDGQTEELFVAFAEFEERCKELERARCIYKYALDHIPKGQAEDLYRKFVMFEKQYGDREGIEDVIVGKRRFQYEEEVKKSPLNYDAWFDYVRLEESVGNKERIREIYERAIANVPPAEEKRYWQRYIYLWINYALYEELEAEDMERTRDVYRECLKLIPHKKFSFAKIWLLAAQFEIRQKNLKFARQILGNAIGMAPKDKIFKTYIEIELQLGNLDRCRTLYEKYLEWAPANCYAWTKYAELERSLGETERGRAIFELAIAQPVLDMPELLWKAYIEFEISEGEYEKTRQLYERLLDRTKHLKVWISYAKFEASVTLEEESRANEECREPNQNIIEEQNQQRVLCTRGVFERAFDYMRTTVPEQKEERSMLLEEWLNMESSFGNMGDVSLVQKKLPRKVKRKRAIMAEDETPTGYEEYYDYIFPDESAMAPNLKILEAAYKWKKQKSVSDED